The nucleotide sequence tatttttaatgagataaagctatgcaaagcaccacaaactattttcaaaagtaCCTATTtgcaattttctcttttaataacaCCTTACTAAGCTTCAGGCAAAGCTGTATCCTTCTGGCTTGAAGTACTCCTTTCAGAGCACATATTGAGGagagacaaatttttaaatgattcagtTCAACCAAGCACACTGCTCCACTCAAAGTATTATGATTGAGATGTATGTATCTATTAGAATTGTGCCATATATCATATTAATTATTCACTACTATCTACTCTATTCTTCTTTTATAGATATAAGAGAGTTTTACTGCCTAAGGTATTATAATATCCTTCTTCAATGTATTAACCTAGAATGTGCACGTggacttttcaaaaattaaaacttataaaGAATAGAGCCAAAGTTATTCACTTATTGAACTGCatgctatattttatatttgtatgttaaCTCAGAGACACCATTCTAATCAGagatcttaatatttttattttattcttaaaagaaatacacaaaacagaTATTTGAACTATATTTAGATCACAATAACTAAATATAACAGTTGTATAAGTGGAAGTTTCAATTTAATGCAGTTTGTTTTCAAGGCACTTAGTGCTAAGTTTTCTAGTTAAGTATTTATGGCTTTATTGGGTAGAGTTTGGtgttctgaatttaaaaaaagactaccTCACAAAATTGTATTGTAAATATattgattctttatttttctaagctaTTGATAGGTGAGGTTTATAAAAGCAACAGCAGACTATAACTCAGCACACCTCTATAGTCCTAAAGAATTGGACATATCACTCCTCTCTCTTGGCTTCATTCTGTAGAGAAATTTTCTCAACAGGAGAAATTTTACTCCATAGTGACAAAGACATAAGGGGAAATTATGGTTCTCACCACACTTTCTAAgaatttgctttttctcatttcttatatCCACCTATAACTGTAGTAGACTGACTATCCTGTCAAAAAGGGGGAGTGGTGGCTGAAATgtttgtatgtgtttgtgttGGAAAACAGGTTAATATTCACTCAAATGCAGCTTCATTAGACCCTGTGAGTTAATGGTCTTAAATGTATAACCTACCATTTCCCATGTTTTAGGGCACGGAGAGTTTGATCTACTTCAGCAGAGTTGCCATTTCAACTTTCTTCATTACAACACTTAATTATGTACTTCGTTATTTAATATGTCTTAACACCACATTCAACTCCAACAGTGCCACTGCAATTTCATGACCATAAACTCCCCTCTAGCTAATACACATAGTATCAAAATGTGATTTGAAACAGTCATGTTTTTATggaataaaacatgtttttattttgttctaatcATGGTTAAAGTCAAGGGTCTTTAAAAGAATAATCTCTGGAATTTAAGAACTCAGGAAAAGCTTTAGAAATCACTATACTCAAGTCCTAGTTCTTTAagaatctttcttctttcttggtgattataataaataaaaatcacctctCTACTACAAAAGtccagagaaaatgaatgaatggacttggattctcctttcccttttgtaCTACTATGCTTTAAGAGGATCTCAAAATACAAACAGAATCTAGAATAAAACAGGATGAACTTGTTTTACTAATATTCATGTACATTGTATAAATGTCAGCCTGCAATAAAATCATCAAGTCTTGTTAGGACtcatataaaatatctcattctccttaatttttaaggttaattGTTTAGGCAGGTTTCTTTCAGGGATGTTTTACTGGGattactattcttattttcaatctacacaaaaaggagaaaatgaactcTGAAAAATAGTTCAGTATTCCAAATTCTACTCAGTTGGAGAATATTTCAAACTCAGTGCTTTGTCTGAAAACATTTCCCTCAGCATCTGCCTTTAGAACTATGGAAACTTTGGGTATATATTACATAGAGCAAATTATTTGTTCCAATTGTTATAACTAgtaataaaaaggggaaaatactCATTAAATACTCATTAAAACTTTCCTTTGAACAACAAATCATCTAAAATTAGATATTAAGACAACATTGTGCCAGAacttactttctctctttgctaCTCTATTCCAGCAACAAGGCCTTGGCAGTCATGATCTTTGTACTTTTTGATCAACTTTACCAAGCAAAGAATAATTTGCATCCAGTACTACTTATCAACAAGTTGGAAATCTGTGACTATTTTCTATGCATAAGCAAGTTCCTGtaagtaatctttaaaattaaataatcagaAACTGGATCCAAACTTCAatctcatgaaaatgaaaataaggtaaCATGGAATGCCTTCATTTGAAGCTAATGTTACAATAAGGGAAAATACCCAGAactcaaatctctctctttttatttgtaaatatttgcatCACTTAGTTTTGGATAAGTTTCACAAGAATATACATGATTTTTGTTGGGGATGACAGCAACATTGACAAACAGTCCCTGTTATGCCTGTCATTATATTATTGCTAAATCATCCACAATATCAGGACCTGATTTTAGTTACCAGGGacatagccaaaacatggaactTAAGTTTCATTCTGATTACATACGAATAGCCAGCACTTAAGAAAACCTATGAAAAGTGATCTATGtccagtaaatttaaaaaaaaagaaaaaaaaaaaaggaaggcaggaaggaaggaaagaagaaagaaaaacatctttaaaagcCTAATACAATTACACAGTAGGCCTCTGACATTCTCTATGCTGGTATAATAACTAAATGGCAAATAACACGGAAAGTTATCCCTGTGAGATCCCTGTTGCATGCTTTAATTATAACTAAAAATTTACAACAAAATCAACCCTTGGGTAAATTGCTCTTTGGTTTAAATCTTCATTACCTCCTGGAATTTTGGTAaaatcactttgtttttaaagtaagctgGTCTCTCCTTCTTTACTCCATTACAGAAGTCAAACAACAAGAACCAGACGttaattttagaatgaaaaagttttgtgtatatgtgtgtttgtaagTCCAACCTCTGTAtacaaactgttaaaaaaaaaaaaaaaacagatgttttaACATAGTGCTTTATTCCAACTTAATCTCATCCTTGAATGAACTTCCTTCAagtttcaaccatttaaaaaaaaataaagaaaacagtcaaTTTCCTGGTGGTTGTAATTTAATTAAGTAACCTTTCACACTGAGcaaaaacccaaaagcaaaaGGGTCATTAATCTTTCTAGTGATTAGAGACACCTCTAGGGCTTCAAACATTTACCTCTCCTTCCCCGCAGCAGAAATGCTTTTAGGAGGATCATGGTTCATACCTCGCATTCCCTGGAGCCAGAGATGGTATATGTGCAGGGCCCAGATCCATTAACGGATATATCCATGGTCTCAGAGTTTGTAGGCTTGTAGTCCACATAATACTCCTGTAAAGGGGAATTCATTTGTCTTTCAGATTCTCTGGTCTTTTTCCGCCGCCTCTTCATAAGAGAATGTTGCTGAAGTTGTTTCATGCTGGCTGGGTAGCGTTTCCAAGACACATAGATTACCAAGAGGATCATGGCcactgagagaaacagagccacaCTCCCTGCAATAATTTTGTGAAAGGAAACATGCTCATActcttgctctgtgccaggaatctGAAACCCTGGGGAAGGGCTTGGTGTTTCAAGGGTGGGCTGGGTGGGGTCAGATTTGGAAAATGTAGGTTTAGGGATAATCAGAGGCTTCTGGGGCGTTTGGGGTACCAGGTGTGATTTTTCTGTGTTGACCACCTGAACTTCAGAGCAGATATTATACGTTTCCACTGCATCACTAACCTTCTCCCCCTGGATATGCTTAGGTCCTGCACATATCATGgtgctttccttatttcctttgaaattctTAAGCCAATAAAATAGAGGACAAATGCTCCGACTGCATTCCCACATATTTCCAGACAAAGTGATGGATATTAACGATATCCACGCATTGACAGTTTCCTGTGAGATGTTGGTAAGCTTGTTGGAATCCAAATTCAATTTTTGCAAATTGGGTAGACATTTAAATGTGCCCGGCTCAATTCCTTGGATGTCATTCCCTGATAAATCCAAGTTGTGTAAGGAACTCCAAGTCCATGTCAAGCCTTGGCTAATGGAACGAATCCTGTTCCACTGTAAGTAAATTGAGCGGAGATTGAAGAGACGTGGAAAATGAGCAAAATTGATCTTGGAAAACTGATTGTGCTCCAAGTGGAGCTCCTTCAACTTCAAGAGGCCAGCAAAAGCATTTCGGGACAAGCTTCGAAGACGATTATAACCCAAATCCAGAAAGTCAAGATTTCGACAGTCTTGAAACACTCTTATCGGCACAGTCTTTAATGAGTTAGATCTCAAGTGCAAAATGATGAGTTTCCGAAGACCTTTAAATTGTTCCGATTGCAATGTCTGAAGTTTATTGTAGGAGAGATCCAGATTGCGGAGATTGGGAACTGGGTGAAATGTTTTATTGTGCAGATAGGTAATTTTGTTGGAGCTTAGAATTAATTCTTTCAGTCTACGGATCCCTTGAAAGGCATCTTCATCCACTGAGCTAATGTAATTATGGTCAAGATAAAGCCATATAAGCTGGTTAAGGCCAGCAAACTGATTGGATTTGAGTTTCTGAATGCTGTTGAACCTTAATGATAAGCCTTGTGACCCTCCAGAAATGTTCTCAGGGATATCTGCGAAAGCATGAGACTCACAGTATACAATTTTGCCATCACATCTGCAGTTCTTTGGGCAAGCTCTCTGAGCCCCCGTGAGCATAACAAGCAGCAGTGTAGGAAGTAGCACTAGCACCACACGCATGCCTCTCAGCTGCGTAATTAAACGGAAACctacaatattaaaaagaagacaaatgcaCATTGTAAAGCTATTAATATAAATCACCGCCAGCTTACCGATATCAGGGGCATCCCATCTAGTACAGTCATGGGACAGTTGATTTAAGAACAATGTATTCAACATCTGAAGTCTTATTTTCTTCAGTGTTGCATGTTTGCTATTcaggt is from Panthera uncia isolate 11264 chromosome A3 unlocalized genomic scaffold, Puncia_PCG_1.0 HiC_scaffold_11, whole genome shotgun sequence and encodes:
- the LRRTM4 gene encoding leucine-rich repeat transmembrane neuronal protein 4, giving the protein MCICLLFNIVGFRLITQLRGMRVVLVLLPTLLLVMLTGAQRACPKNCRCDGKIVYCESHAFADIPENISGGSQGLSLRFNSIQKLKSNQFAGLNQLIWLYLDHNYISSVDEDAFQGIRRLKELILSSNKITYLHNKTFHPVPNLRNLDLSYNKLQTLQSEQFKGLRKLIILHLRSNSLKTVPIRVFQDCRNLDFLDLGYNRLRSLSRNAFAGLLKLKELHLEHNQFSKINFAHFPRLFNLRSIYLQWNRIRSISQGLTWTWSSLHNLDLSGNDIQGIEPGTFKCLPNLQKLNLDSNKLTNISQETVNAWISLISITLSGNMWECSRSICPLFYWLKNFKGNKESTMICAGPKHIQGEKVSDAVETYNICSEVQVVNTEKSHLVPQTPQKPLIIPKPTFSKSDPTQPTLETPSPSPGFQIPGTEQEYEHVSFHKIIAGSVALFLSVAMILLVIYVSWKRYPASMKQLQQHSLMKRRRKKTRESERQMNSPLQEYYVDYKPTNSETMDISVNGSGPCTYTISGSRECEV